In Lysobacter firmicutimachus, one genomic interval encodes:
- a CDS encoding DUF3060 domain-containing protein, with protein sequence MKARIHPRDTSRTEHSWRYTRLLAASALCLVAAACTDGAGGAVGAAMSNELVDPASGASCGQGANVRITKNGFQTVLNGQCGAVVITGSNGSVNVDHARSIRVEGTQVTVLNEKVETLETVGSDNTFNMTEVGHATVAGDRNTLLGRNYRQVTFKGKDNSVNTDNEPQLDDQGTGNKVI encoded by the coding sequence ATGAAGGCTCGAATCCACCCGCGCGACACCTCACGCACCGAGCACTCGTGGCGCTATACGCGCCTGCTCGCCGCCTCGGCCTTGTGCCTCGTGGCGGCCGCTTGCACCGACGGTGCGGGCGGGGCCGTCGGCGCGGCGATGTCCAACGAACTCGTCGATCCCGCCAGCGGGGCCAGCTGCGGCCAAGGGGCGAACGTGCGGATCACCAAGAACGGCTTCCAGACCGTGCTCAACGGCCAATGCGGCGCGGTCGTCATCACCGGCTCGAACGGATCGGTCAACGTCGATCACGCCCGATCGATCCGCGTCGAAGGCACCCAGGTCACCGTGCTCAACGAAAAGGTCGAGACGCTGGAGACCGTCGGCTCTGACAACACCTTCAACATGACCGAGGTGGGGCATGCGACCGTCGCCGGCGATCGGAACACGTTGTTGGGGCGCAACTACCGGCAGGTGACGTTCAAGGGCAAGGACAACTCGGTCAACACCGACAACGAGCCGCAACTGGACGACCAGGGCACCGGCAACAAGGTCATTTGA
- a CDS encoding autotransporter domain-containing protein: protein MAAALLLATAPALAQDYSKTVFIGDSLTDSGWFRPRLVQAVGPNGALLGRFTTNPGLVWSEYLGEYYGGNAASANQGGDNYAVGGARTGTNSAGALGAIPSLATQTANYLASTGGRADPNALYSVWGGANDLFAVVAGAPAQTTIANAVTAQIGVVASLHNAGAQYILVPTVPDLGSTPQFRAGGAVAQATGTQLATSYNNALYSGLAASGLRVIPLNTFSLLREIVANPAPYGISNVTGTACNPQITASSVTCSPVNYATPDAPETYAFADGVHPSGKAHKILADYALGVLEAPRFIAVLPNSAAATGRARADQVSTHIGERPDGEGMRWWASLRGDFQRYGHGDLYDGAGPALTGGVDWNRGNLVFGAFAGYGQQKQDFGLRHGEFDQKEASLGGFVGWYGERAWVNGQVSYTKLDFDIDRNANLGPVSRVHHGSADGDNVTVAVNGGWEFGHDALRHGPVLGLVSQTIEVDGFAESDPTLATSLAYPKQEFDSLIGSVGYQVHYTHSESFRPYARLTLDREFEDAPEQAYARLQSVQGLGDYAVKGRHFDQNYGTLLFGVRTKLFGLDANVGASATIGQGAGNNTTVFAQIGSGF from the coding sequence CTGGCCGCCGCACTGCTGCTGGCGACCGCCCCGGCCCTGGCCCAGGACTACTCCAAGACCGTCTTCATCGGCGACAGCCTGACCGACTCGGGCTGGTTCCGCCCGCGCCTGGTCCAGGCGGTCGGCCCGAACGGCGCCTTGCTCGGCCGCTTCACCACCAACCCGGGCCTGGTCTGGTCCGAATACCTGGGCGAGTACTACGGCGGCAACGCCGCCAGCGCCAACCAGGGCGGCGACAACTACGCCGTCGGCGGCGCCCGCACCGGCACCAACAGCGCCGGCGCGCTCGGCGCGATTCCGTCGCTGGCCACTCAGACCGCGAACTACCTCGCCAGCACCGGCGGCCGCGCCGACCCGAACGCGCTGTACAGCGTGTGGGGCGGCGCCAACGATCTGTTCGCGGTCGTCGCCGGCGCCCCGGCGCAGACCACCATCGCCAATGCCGTCACCGCCCAGATCGGCGTGGTCGCCTCGCTGCACAACGCCGGCGCCCAGTACATCCTGGTGCCGACCGTGCCCGACCTGGGCTCGACCCCGCAGTTCCGCGCCGGCGGCGCCGTCGCCCAGGCCACCGGCACCCAGCTGGCGACCAGCTACAACAATGCCCTGTACAGCGGACTGGCCGCCTCCGGCCTGCGCGTGATCCCGCTCAACACCTTCAGCCTGTTGCGCGAAATCGTCGCCAACCCGGCCCCGTACGGCATCAGCAACGTCACCGGCACCGCCTGCAATCCGCAGATCACCGCCTCGTCGGTGACCTGCAGCCCGGTCAACTACGCCACCCCGGACGCGCCGGAAACCTACGCCTTCGCCGACGGCGTGCACCCCTCGGGCAAGGCGCACAAGATCCTCGCCGACTACGCCCTGGGCGTGCTGGAAGCGCCGCGCTTCATCGCGGTGCTGCCGAACTCGGCCGCGGCCACCGGCCGCGCCCGCGCCGACCAGGTCTCCACCCACATCGGCGAGCGCCCGGACGGCGAGGGCATGCGCTGGTGGGCCAGCCTGCGCGGCGATTTCCAGCGCTACGGCCACGGCGACCTGTACGACGGCGCCGGCCCGGCGCTGACCGGCGGCGTCGACTGGAACCGCGGCAATCTGGTGTTCGGCGCCTTCGCCGGCTACGGCCAGCAGAAGCAGGATTTCGGCCTGCGCCACGGCGAGTTCGACCAGAAGGAAGCCAGCCTCGGCGGCTTCGTCGGCTGGTACGGCGAGCGCGCCTGGGTCAACGGCCAGGTCAGCTACACCAAGCTGGACTTCGACATCGACCGCAACGCCAACCTCGGCCCGGTCAGCCGCGTCCACCACGGCTCGGCCGACGGCGACAACGTCACCGTCGCGGTCAACGGCGGTTGGGAATTCGGCCACGACGCGCTGCGCCACGGCCCGGTGCTGGGCCTGGTGTCGCAGACCATCGAAGTCGACGGCTTCGCCGAAAGCGACCCGACCCTGGCCACCTCGCTGGCCTACCCGAAGCAGGAATTCGACTCGCTGATCGGCAGCGTCGGCTACCAGGTCCACTACACCCACAGCGAAAGCTTCCGTCCGTACGCGCGCCTGACCCTCGACCGCGAGTTCGAAGACGCGCCCGAACAGGCCTACGCGCGCCTGCAGAGCGTGCAGGGCCTGGGCGACTACGCGGTCAAGGGCCGCCACTTCGACCAGAACTACGGCACCCTGCTGTTCGGCGTGCGCACCAAGCTGTTCGGCCTGGACGCCAACGTCGGCGCCAGCGCCACCATCGGCCAGGGCGCCGGCAACAACACCACGGTGTTCGCCCAGATCGGCAGCGGCTTCTGA
- the thiS gene encoding sulfur carrier protein ThiS, translating to MNIQLNGEPRTLAAALTVAELLRQEGLGERRVAVEINGEIVPRGRHAEQAIGDGDKIEIVHALGGG from the coding sequence ATGAATATCCAGCTCAACGGCGAGCCGCGCACGCTCGCGGCCGCGCTTACCGTGGCCGAACTGCTGCGCCAGGAAGGGCTCGGCGAACGCCGGGTCGCGGTCGAGATCAACGGCGAGATCGTCCCGCGCGGCCGCCACGCCGAGCAGGCGATCGGCGACGGCGACAAGATCGAGATCGTGCACGCGCTGGGCGGCGGCTGA
- a CDS encoding thiazole synthase has product MTNTAFSDPLIIAGKTYRSRLLTGTGKFLDLEQTRLATEAAGAEIVTVAIRRTNIGQNPGEPNLLDVLPPDRYTLLPNTAGCYTADDAVRTCRLARELLDGHKLVKLEVLGDQRTLFPDVVQTLAAAETLVKDGFDVMVYTSDDPILAKRLEEIGCVAVMPLAAPIGSGLGVQNRYNLLEIVENAKVPILVDAGVGTASDAAIAMELGCDGVLMNTAIAGARDPILMAHAMKLAIEAGRAAFKAGRIPRKRYASASSPVDGLIG; this is encoded by the coding sequence ATGACGAATACCGCCTTCTCCGACCCGCTGATCATCGCCGGCAAGACCTACCGCTCGCGCCTGTTGACCGGTACCGGCAAGTTCCTCGACCTCGAACAGACCCGCCTGGCCACCGAGGCCGCCGGCGCCGAAATCGTGACCGTGGCGATCCGCCGCACCAACATCGGTCAGAACCCCGGCGAGCCCAACCTGCTCGACGTGCTGCCGCCGGACCGCTACACCCTGCTGCCCAACACCGCCGGCTGCTACACCGCCGACGACGCGGTGCGCACCTGCCGCCTGGCGCGCGAGCTGCTCGACGGCCACAAGCTGGTCAAGCTGGAAGTGCTGGGCGACCAGCGCACCCTGTTCCCCGACGTGGTCCAGACCCTGGCCGCGGCCGAGACCCTGGTCAAGGACGGCTTCGACGTCATGGTCTACACCTCCGACGATCCGATCCTGGCCAAGCGCCTGGAAGAGATCGGCTGCGTCGCGGTGATGCCGCTGGCCGCGCCGATCGGTTCCGGCCTGGGCGTGCAGAACCGCTACAACCTGCTGGAGATCGTCGAGAACGCCAAGGTGCCGATCCTGGTCGACGCCGGCGTGGGCACCGCCTCGGACGCGGCGATCGCGATGGAGCTGGGCTGCGACGGCGTGCTGATGAACACCGCCATCGCCGGCGCCCGCGACCCGATCCTGATGGCGCATGCGATGAAGCTGGCGATCGAGGCCGGCCGCGCCGCGTTCAAGGCCGGCCGCATCCCGCGCAAGCGCTACGCCAGCGCGTCCTCGCCGGTGGACGGATTGATCGGCTGA
- the trmB gene encoding tRNA (guanosine(46)-N7)-methyltransferase TrmB, which yields MTDSGSKDKPGAGEGKVPPKPFTIEEGRRQVRSFVLRQGRFTPAQQRAFDELWPRFGIDYQGAPRDYDAIFGRRAKRVLEIGFGNGEALRFAAQHDRERDLIGIEVHAPGVGRLLNALAEDGSDHVRLYHHDAVEVLNHEVADGSLDEIRIYFPDPWHKKRHNKRRLVQPAFAQLLVRKLAADGRLHLATDWQDYAEQMWDVLDATEGLVNRAGPRGSVPRPDWRPQTHFETRGQKLGHGVWDLLYDKSRD from the coding sequence ATGACGGATTCCGGCTCCAAGGACAAACCCGGCGCGGGCGAAGGCAAGGTCCCGCCCAAGCCGTTCACGATCGAGGAAGGCCGCCGCCAAGTGCGCAGCTTCGTGCTGCGCCAGGGCCGCTTCACCCCGGCCCAGCAGCGCGCCTTCGACGAGCTGTGGCCGCGCTTCGGCATCGACTACCAGGGCGCGCCGCGCGACTACGACGCGATCTTCGGCCGCCGAGCCAAGCGCGTGCTCGAAATCGGTTTCGGCAACGGCGAGGCGCTGCGCTTCGCCGCCCAGCACGACCGCGAGCGCGACCTGATCGGCATCGAGGTGCACGCGCCCGGCGTCGGCCGGCTGCTGAACGCCTTGGCCGAAGACGGCAGCGACCACGTCCGCCTGTACCACCACGACGCGGTCGAGGTGCTCAACCACGAAGTCGCCGACGGCTCGCTGGACGAGATCCGCATCTACTTCCCCGACCCCTGGCACAAGAAGCGCCACAACAAGCGCCGCCTGGTCCAGCCCGCGTTCGCGCAGCTGCTGGTGCGCAAGCTCGCCGCCGACGGCCGCTTGCACCTGGCCACCGATTGGCAAGACTATGCCGAGCAGATGTGGGACGTGCTCGACGCGACCGAGGGCCTGGTCAACCGCGCCGGTCCGCGCGGCAGCGTGCCGCGGCCGGACTGGCGCCCGCAGACCCATTTCGAGACCCGCGGCCAGAAGCTGGGGCACGGCGTCTGGGATCTTCTGTACGACAAGAGCCGGGATTAG
- a CDS encoding SLC13 family permease has product MDTALALTTDMKLVLGLVVFTMAMFLFERIRADVVALVVLVLLGLSGLVEPDELFNGFSGNAVISIIATMILGAGLDRTGALNRLAGWLLRRAHGIEQRLLLLTTAVAGLNSSFMQNPSVMALYMPVASRLSSRTGLSLPRLLLPIAAAIVMGGALTMVGNSPLILLNDLLLNANSNLPSGAATIEPLKMFAPLPIGLALLAASLAYFHFFGDKLLRDDGDKGATPARTQSYFAKAYGIEGDVYELTVTADSPLVGMSLGEAEALRGAPLLLALKSDNESRLAPPADTRIWVGSVLGAMGPKQQVADFAQNHFLRLSSRLRNFADLFNPSRAGISEAVVPATSGYIGKTAGDLHLRKQSGLSLLAINRDKSVLRENVRSVPMRAGDMLVFHSIWTDLASAAASKDLVVVTDYPKGEQRPHKLKIALAIFAVAMLLALSSRLPVSIALMTGVAGMLIAGVINIDEAYAAINWKTVFLMACLIPLGWAMDSSGAAAWIAGHSIERLPHGTPVWLLEILVGLLTTAFSLVISHVGATIVVVPLAVNLALAAGGNPTAFALIVALSASNNFMTASNPVISMITGPAGYSGKELWKIGGPLSLIYTVVTVLMVNVLFWGK; this is encoded by the coding sequence ATGGACACCGCCCTCGCGCTCACCACCGACATGAAGCTCGTTCTCGGGCTGGTGGTGTTCACGATGGCGATGTTTTTGTTCGAGCGCATCCGCGCCGACGTGGTCGCGCTGGTGGTGCTGGTGCTGCTCGGGCTGTCCGGGCTGGTCGAGCCGGACGAGCTGTTCAACGGATTCTCCGGCAACGCGGTGATCAGCATCATCGCGACCATGATCCTCGGCGCTGGGCTCGACCGCACCGGCGCGCTGAACCGGCTGGCCGGCTGGCTGCTGCGGCGGGCGCACGGCATCGAGCAGCGCCTGTTGCTGCTCACCACCGCGGTGGCCGGGCTCAATTCCTCGTTCATGCAGAACCCGTCGGTGATGGCGCTGTACATGCCGGTCGCCTCGCGGTTGTCCTCGCGCACCGGCCTGTCGCTGCCGCGCCTGCTGTTGCCGATCGCGGCCGCTATCGTGATGGGCGGCGCGCTGACCATGGTCGGCAATTCGCCGCTGATCCTGCTCAACGACCTGCTGCTGAACGCCAACAGCAACCTGCCCTCGGGCGCGGCGACCATCGAGCCGCTGAAGATGTTCGCGCCGCTGCCGATCGGCCTGGCGCTGCTCGCCGCGTCGCTGGCCTACTTCCATTTCTTCGGCGACAAGCTGCTGCGCGACGACGGCGACAAGGGCGCCACCCCGGCCCGCACCCAGAGCTATTTCGCCAAGGCCTACGGCATCGAGGGCGACGTCTACGAACTCACCGTCACCGCCGACAGCCCGTTGGTCGGCATGTCGCTGGGCGAGGCCGAGGCGCTGCGCGGCGCGCCGCTGCTGCTGGCGCTGAAGAGCGACAACGAGTCGCGCCTGGCGCCGCCGGCCGACACCCGGATCTGGGTCGGCAGCGTGCTCGGCGCGATGGGCCCGAAGCAGCAGGTCGCCGACTTCGCCCAGAACCATTTCCTGCGCCTGTCCTCGCGCCTGCGCAACTTCGCCGACCTGTTCAACCCCAGCCGCGCCGGCATTTCCGAGGCGGTGGTGCCGGCGACCTCGGGCTACATCGGCAAGACCGCCGGCGACCTGCACCTGCGCAAGCAGTCCGGCCTGAGCCTGCTGGCGATCAACCGCGACAAGAGCGTGCTGCGCGAGAACGTGCGCAGCGTGCCGATGCGCGCTGGCGACATGCTGGTGTTCCACAGCATCTGGACCGACCTGGCCAGCGCCGCAGCGAGCAAGGACCTGGTGGTGGTCACCGACTACCCCAAGGGCGAGCAGCGCCCGCACAAGCTCAAGATCGCCCTGGCGATCTTCGCCGTGGCCATGCTGCTGGCGCTGTCCTCGCGCCTGCCGGTGTCGATCGCGCTGATGACCGGCGTGGCCGGCATGCTGATCGCCGGGGTGATCAACATCGACGAGGCCTACGCGGCGATCAACTGGAAGACCGTGTTCCTGATGGCCTGCCTGATTCCCCTGGGCTGGGCGATGGATTCCAGCGGCGCGGCGGCGTGGATCGCGGGCCACAGCATCGAGCGTCTGCCGCACGGCACGCCGGTCTGGCTGCTGGAGATCTTGGTCGGACTGTTGACGACGGCCTTTTCCCTGGTGATCAGCCACGTCGGCGCGACCATCGTGGTGGTGCCGCTCGCGGTCAACCTGGCCCTGGCGGCCGGCGGCAACCCGACCGCGTTCGCGCTGATCGTGGCGCTGTCGGCTTCGAACAATTTCATGACCGCGTCCAACCCGGTGATCTCGATGATCACCGGCCCGGCCGGCTACAGCGGCAAGGAGCTGTGGAAGATCGGCGGGCCGCTGTCGCTGATCTACACCGTGGTGACGGTGTTGATGGTCAACGTGTTGTTCTGGGGCAAGTAA
- a CDS encoding Rieske (2Fe-2S) protein yields the protein MIALERLADGGFAEVEATLDGDAESLVLYRDGDAVRAWLNICPHAGRRLDWAPGQFLKSKDGLLVCAAHGASFELQGGECTAGPCRGEALRAVAVTVRDGAVWLG from the coding sequence TTGATCGCCCTCGAGCGCCTGGCCGACGGCGGCTTCGCCGAAGTCGAGGCGACCCTCGACGGCGACGCCGAATCGCTGGTGCTGTACCGCGACGGCGACGCCGTCCGCGCTTGGCTCAACATCTGCCCGCATGCCGGGCGGCGCCTGGATTGGGCGCCGGGCCAGTTCCTCAAGAGCAAGGATGGCTTGCTGGTCTGCGCCGCGCATGGCGCCAGCTTCGAACTGCAAGGCGGCGAGTGCACCGCCGGCCCCTGCCGCGGCGAAGCGCTGCGCGCGGTCGCAGTGACGGTGCGCGACGGCGCGGTGTGGCTGGGGTAA
- a CDS encoding fumarylacetoacetate hydrolase family protein, whose protein sequence is MTDIVAAPPLTRIPVRGADIADGTFFPVRRVYCVGRNFAEHAREMGAAVPTSAADRGRPVFFLKPHDAIELGEDVPYPPGTDDLHHEVELVVAIGRDAPPGELAPADAPGLIYGYAVGLDLTRRDLQTQAKAKGLPWDIGKAFDHAAPISAIVPAADVGELGARALTLEVNGELRQRGSLDDLVWNVEEILHELSRLYALRAGDLVYMGTPSGVGPLQPGDRYRATLEGVAELHGRITPARA, encoded by the coding sequence ATGACCGACATCGTCGCGGCGCCGCCGCTCACCCGCATCCCGGTCCGCGGCGCCGACATCGCCGACGGTACGTTCTTCCCGGTCCGCCGCGTGTACTGCGTCGGACGCAACTTCGCCGAGCACGCGCGCGAGATGGGCGCGGCGGTGCCGACCTCGGCCGCCGATCGCGGCCGCCCGGTGTTCTTCCTCAAGCCGCACGACGCGATCGAGCTCGGCGAGGACGTGCCCTACCCGCCCGGCACCGACGATCTGCACCACGAGGTCGAACTGGTGGTCGCCATCGGCCGCGATGCGCCGCCCGGCGAACTCGCCCCAGCCGACGCGCCGGGCCTGATCTACGGTTATGCGGTCGGCCTGGATCTGACCCGTCGCGACCTGCAGACGCAGGCCAAGGCCAAGGGCCTGCCCTGGGACATCGGCAAGGCCTTCGACCACGCCGCCCCGATCAGCGCCATCGTCCCGGCCGCCGACGTCGGCGAACTCGGCGCGCGCGCGCTGACCCTGGAAGTCAACGGCGAGCTGCGCCAGCGCGGCTCGCTCGACGATCTGGTCTGGAACGTCGAGGAAATCCTGCACGAACTGTCGCGCCTGTACGCGCTGCGCGCCGGCGACCTGGTCTACATGGGCACCCCGTCCGGGGTCGGCCCGCTGCAGCCGGGCGACCGCTATCGCGCGACGCTGGAAGGCGTGGCCGAACTCCACGGCCGCATCACCCCGGCCCGGGCATAG
- the mscL gene encoding large-conductance mechanosensitive channel protein MscL: MGMISEFKEFIARGNVVDLAVGVVIGAAFGKIVTALVDGIVMPAIGYFSGGVNVSDWKHVLKPAQLDAAGKEVAAEVAIKYGSFLQTAIDFVLIAFVIFLFLKAYNRLRKPAADAPAAVPEDVLLLREIRDSLKK; this comes from the coding sequence ATGGGCATGATCAGCGAGTTCAAAGAGTTCATAGCGCGCGGCAACGTGGTCGATCTGGCGGTCGGCGTGGTGATCGGCGCCGCCTTCGGCAAGATCGTCACCGCCCTGGTCGACGGCATCGTCATGCCCGCGATCGGCTACTTCAGCGGCGGAGTCAACGTCAGCGACTGGAAGCACGTGCTCAAGCCGGCCCAGCTGGACGCCGCCGGCAAGGAAGTCGCGGCCGAGGTCGCGATCAAGTACGGCAGCTTCCTGCAGACCGCGATCGACTTCGTCCTGATCGCGTTCGTGATCTTCCTGTTCCTCAAGGCCTACAACCGCCTGCGCAAGCCGGCCGCCGACGCGCCGGCCGCGGTGCCGGAAGACGTATTGCTGCTGCGCGAGATCCGCGATTCGCTGAAGAAGTAA
- a CDS encoding M28 family peptidase, with protein sequence MRERALASDLGYRITESLTTEVGPRLAGSEADARAVKWAEAKFKELGFDKVWTEPVTFPKWERRSERAEVLGAHRQPLALTALGGSPAGQVEAEVVRFADLAALEAAPAGSLAGKIAFVDYRMERARDGAGYGPGGRVRSRGPSAAIRAGASAFLMRSAGTDSHRNPHTGITRFDDGLTPIPSAALAGPDADQLARLSARGPIKVSLALDCGWDGEATSHNVIGEIRGKSKPEEVVIIGGHLDSWDLGTGAIDDGAGVGLTMAAAKLIGQTRLRPARSVRVIAFANEEQGLHGGKAYALKHAKDVAKHQIGAESDFGAGRIYAYSSSAPDYAQAADKQIAKALAPLGIEHTPGKGGPGPDISPFAAGGLAWARLAQDGSDYFDYHHTPDDTLDKIDPKALAQNVAAYAVFAYLAASAEGDFGSRAKQVTPPEE encoded by the coding sequence CTGCGCGAGCGCGCTCTGGCCAGCGACCTGGGCTATCGCATCACCGAATCGTTGACCACCGAAGTCGGCCCGCGCCTGGCCGGCAGCGAAGCCGATGCGCGCGCGGTGAAGTGGGCGGAGGCCAAGTTCAAGGAACTGGGCTTCGACAAGGTCTGGACCGAACCGGTGACCTTTCCCAAGTGGGAACGCCGCAGCGAACGCGCCGAAGTGCTGGGCGCCCACCGCCAGCCGCTGGCGCTGACCGCGCTCGGCGGCAGCCCGGCCGGCCAGGTCGAGGCCGAGGTCGTGCGCTTCGCCGACCTGGCCGCGCTGGAAGCGGCACCGGCCGGCTCGCTGGCCGGCAAGATCGCTTTCGTCGACTACCGCATGGAGCGCGCCCGCGACGGCGCCGGCTACGGCCCCGGCGGACGCGTGCGCAGCCGCGGCCCGTCCGCGGCGATCCGCGCCGGCGCCTCGGCCTTCCTGATGCGTTCGGCCGGCACCGACTCGCACCGCAACCCGCACACCGGCATCACCCGTTTCGACGACGGCCTGACCCCGATCCCCTCGGCCGCGCTGGCCGGGCCGGACGCCGACCAGCTCGCCCGCCTCAGCGCGCGCGGCCCGATCAAGGTCAGCCTCGCGCTGGACTGCGGCTGGGACGGCGAAGCGACCTCCCACAACGTGATCGGCGAAATCCGCGGCAAGAGCAAGCCGGAGGAAGTGGTGATCATCGGCGGCCATCTGGATTCCTGGGACTTGGGCACCGGCGCGATCGACGACGGCGCCGGCGTCGGCCTGACCATGGCCGCGGCCAAGCTGATCGGCCAGACCCGGCTGCGCCCGGCGCGCAGCGTGCGGGTGATCGCCTTCGCCAACGAGGAACAGGGTTTGCACGGCGGCAAGGCCTATGCGCTCAAGCACGCCAAGGATGTGGCCAAGCATCAGATCGGCGCCGAGAGCGATTTCGGCGCCGGCCGCATCTACGCCTATTCCAGCTCGGCCCCTGACTACGCCCAAGCCGCCGACAAGCAGATCGCCAAAGCGCTGGCGCCGCTGGGCATCGAACACACGCCCGGCAAGGGCGGCCCCGGCCCGGACATCTCGCCGTTCGCCGCCGGCGGCCTGGCCTGGGCGCGGCTGGCGCAGGACGGCAGCGATTACTTCGACTACCACCACACGCCCGACGACACCCTCGACAAGATCGATCCCAAGGCGCTGGCGCAGAACGTCGCCGCCTACGCGGTGTTCGCCTACCTGGCGGCGTCGGCCGAGGGCGATTTCGGCAGCCGCGCGAAGCAGGTGACGCCGCCGGAGGAGTGA
- a CDS encoding TrmH family RNA methyltransferase, translating into MRHDPPRGPRKPGGTGEGGPWRSGPRRDERRDDARPPRPAGGEPHHREGAPHRGHAHPHSRSERREQRHRHGDGPYRDSVRDDARERAPRAGLRARDEARGRFEDGDDEGYDTPSPQRARRDAEVRLYGLNAIRAVYARRPQAIRKLYLDTPRIPQLQPLLAWCVANRVGYRVVEQDDLDRLAASNHHEGVVADVLREEPVSLSEWLRDLPAGPQLALWLDGVGNPHNLGAILRSAAHFGVSAVLLPKDSSLALSGAAARVAEGGAEAVPMVRMGRSDNALAQLRGAGFALAATVVNGGDDLFRAPLPERLVYVLGAEGEGMDRELAAACDQRLSIPGSGRVESLNVAAATAVLLAAWRARR; encoded by the coding sequence ATGCGACATGACCCTCCGCGCGGCCCGCGCAAGCCCGGCGGTACGGGCGAGGGCGGCCCCTGGCGCAGCGGCCCGCGCCGCGACGAACGTCGCGACGACGCGCGACCGCCGCGGCCGGCCGGCGGGGAACCGCACCATCGCGAGGGCGCGCCGCATCGCGGCCACGCCCATCCGCATTCGCGTTCCGAGCGCCGCGAGCAACGTCATCGCCATGGCGACGGCCCCTATCGCGACAGCGTGCGCGACGACGCGCGCGAACGCGCGCCGCGCGCCGGCCTGCGCGCCCGCGACGAAGCCCGCGGCCGCTTCGAGGACGGCGACGACGAAGGCTACGACACGCCGTCGCCGCAGCGCGCGCGCCGCGACGCGGAGGTGCGCCTGTACGGGCTCAACGCGATCCGCGCCGTGTACGCGCGCCGCCCGCAGGCGATCCGCAAGCTGTACCTGGACACGCCGCGCATTCCCCAGCTGCAGCCGCTGCTGGCCTGGTGCGTGGCCAACCGGGTCGGTTACCGGGTGGTCGAACAGGACGATCTCGACCGCCTGGCGGCGAGCAACCATCACGAAGGCGTGGTCGCCGACGTACTGCGCGAGGAACCGGTCTCGTTGTCGGAATGGCTGCGCGATCTGCCGGCCGGGCCGCAACTGGCGCTGTGGCTGGACGGCGTCGGCAATCCGCACAATCTCGGCGCGATCCTGCGTTCGGCCGCGCATTTCGGCGTGAGCGCGGTGTTGCTGCCGAAGGATTCCAGCCTGGCCCTGTCCGGCGCCGCCGCACGCGTCGCCGAGGGCGGCGCCGAAGCGGTGCCGATGGTGCGCATGGGCCGCAGCGACAACGCCCTGGCGCAGTTGCGCGGCGCCGGTTTCGCCCTCGCCGCGACGGTGGTGAACGGCGGCGACGACCTGTTCCGCGCGCCGCTGCCCGAACGCCTGGTGTACGTGCTCGGCGCCGAAGGCGAGGGCATGGACCGCGAACTGGCCGCGGCCTGCGACCAGCGCCTGTCGATCCCGGGCTCGGGCCGGGTCGAAAGCCTCAACGTCGCCGCGGCCACCGCGGTGCTGTTGGCGGCCTGGCGCGCGCGCCGTTGA
- a CDS encoding GNAT family N-acetyltransferase: MNAAVSSADPVPGDGFVLRRWRRDDLDSLVAHAHDEQVSRATSDRFPYPYTREDGERFLAGEVVDLNASVFAIVVDGRAVGGIGARPGSGERAHSAEFGYWLGRRLWGAGLMTRVVAAYAPWAMRELSLYRLYATVLDHNPASARVLLKNGFDEEGAQRCAVYKRGQLHDLRVFAKVRRSLDDAT; this comes from the coding sequence ATGAACGCCGCCGTTTCCTCTGCCGACCCCGTTCCGGGCGACGGCTTCGTCCTGCGCCGCTGGCGCCGCGACGATCTCGACAGCCTGGTGGCGCACGCGCACGACGAGCAGGTTTCGCGCGCGACCAGCGACCGCTTTCCCTATCCCTACACCCGCGAGGACGGCGAACGCTTCCTCGCCGGCGAAGTCGTCGACCTCAACGCTTCGGTGTTCGCGATCGTGGTCGACGGCCGCGCGGTCGGCGGTATCGGCGCGCGCCCGGGCAGCGGCGAGCGTGCGCACTCGGCCGAGTTCGGCTACTGGCTGGGCCGGCGCCTGTGGGGCGCGGGGCTGATGACCAGGGTGGTCGCCGCGTACGCGCCCTGGGCGATGCGCGAGCTGTCGCTGTACCGGTTGTACGCGACGGTGCTCGACCACAACCCGGCCTCGGCGCGGGTGCTGCTCAAGAACGGTTTCGACGAAGAAGGCGCGCAACGCTGCGCCGTGTACAAGCGCGGCCAGCTGCACGATCTGCGGGTGTTCGCCAAGGTAAGAAGGAGTCTCGACGATGCGACATGA